From one Cyanobacterium stanieri PCC 7202 genomic stretch:
- a CDS encoding Thioredoxin domain-containing protein (PFAM: Thioredoxin~TIGRFAM: thioredoxin~COGs: COG3118 Thioredoxin domain-containing protein~InterPro IPR017936:IPR006662:IPR013766~KEGG: cyt:cce_4084 thioredoxin M~PFAM: Thioredoxin domain-containing protein~SPTR: Thioredoxin M), whose protein sequence is MISVNQESFDREVLQSSQMVLINFWAPWCGLCMMLQPILNRLQSEWETDLKVVSINADQNLRLANNYSLSSLPTLILMHRGEIIERLESFHNREHLYQTVNDVMLNLMHKTA, encoded by the coding sequence ATGATTTCTGTAAATCAAGAATCTTTTGATCGAGAAGTTTTACAATCTTCCCAGATGGTGTTAATCAATTTCTGGGCGCCTTGGTGTGGTTTATGTATGATGCTTCAACCGATTCTCAATCGTCTGCAGTCGGAATGGGAAACGGATTTAAAAGTAGTTAGTATCAACGCTGACCAAAATTTGCGTCTTGCCAATAACTACAGTCTTAGTAGTTTACCCACTCTGATTTTGATGCACCGAGGGGAAATCATTGAGCGTCTCGAAAGTTTCCACAATAGGGAACATTTATACCAAACGGTTAATGATGTGATGTTAAATCTCATGCACAAAACCGCCTAA
- a CDS encoding Phosphopantetheine adenylyltransferase (PFAM: Cytidylyltransferase~TIGRFAM: pantetheine-phosphate adenylyltransferase, bacterial; cytidyltransferase-related domain~COGs: COG0669 Phosphopantetheine adenylyltransferase~InterPro IPR004821:IPR001980:IPR004820~KEGG: npu:Npun_R3950 phosphopantetheine adenylyltransferase~PFAM: cytidylyltransferase~PRIAM: Pantetheine-phosphate adenylyltransferase~SPTR: Phosphopantetheine adenylyltransferase;~TIGRFAM: pantetheine-phosphate adenylyltransferase; cytidyltransferase-related domain protein) has product MIAIYPGSFDPITLGHLDLIQRGSILFDKVIVAVLKNPNKKPLFSLETRVKQISLCTQDIPNVEVDSFSGLTVEYAQLKQAGVLLRGLRVLSDFEQELQMAHINKTLANNVETVFLATNTEHSFVSSSVVKEIARFGGKIDHLVPGAIALDIYKALQK; this is encoded by the coding sequence ATGATTGCAATATACCCCGGTAGTTTCGATCCCATCACCCTCGGACATTTAGACTTGATACAACGGGGTAGTATTTTATTTGATAAAGTGATTGTGGCAGTGTTAAAAAATCCTAACAAAAAGCCTTTATTTAGTTTAGAAACAAGGGTAAAACAAATTTCCCTTTGTACCCAAGATATTCCTAATGTGGAAGTGGATAGTTTTTCGGGTTTGACGGTGGAATATGCCCAGTTGAAACAAGCAGGGGTGTTGTTAAGGGGTTTGAGGGTATTATCAGATTTTGAGCAAGAATTACAAATGGCTCATATTAACAAAACCCTCGCTAATAATGTGGAAACGGTTTTCTTGGCGACTAATACCGAGCATAGCTTTGTAAGTAGTAGTGTGGTGAAGGAAATCGCTCGATTTGGGGGCAAAATTGATCATTTAGTACCGGGGGCGATCGCCCTTGATATTTACAAAGCATTACAAAAGTAA